In a genomic window of Sutcliffiella sp. FSL R7-0096:
- a CDS encoding phage tail spike protein, with the protein MLHHQTDEILCTLENKINAPAFFDDIHIDNIKNFETYDFTILATTPNAAHATRRNRVIIPDDDGHYREFIILDTIQLNKKKQVKTVASYIELKKSKRISPIVLEGQTVNMSMDWTLAGTGWQRGITEYAGIRKVTIEGYQDPYQTLKQLASLYGLELRFRIVVDGSRIVGRYVDMIKKRGEDTKKETRIGKDLIGVERIENADIVTALRVLGPEQEDGDRLIVEVKNEEARKRWSRDGNHLWEDYEPSISDDNVTTARLKELGEAQLDKRINTTVQYTAEAVAMEEVFGYTHEKVRLGDTNRIIDTSYVPPLYLEARVIEIQRSIAAGKVKRKYVLGDFIEYNEEDLMKTFLQLQILYGQKVIRRDTPPPNPRQGMVWVDTSGELDVIFTWNHYAQKWEKATPTFAEEVGAYDKETVDQKDRSVYDDSTWYTDIVVESAKEELITEARGYTRAEIEAAEQAILEDLNNRIGDVNSEISRVQGIADDLLLRANQLELDLLVNGNRIVNVEQNVDTINGRISTTINELSVLNGVVTEQQITIEQQAGILSGKANKDTVDTLTGRVTTTEGSIELLAGQVSFKANASDVYTKSEVNVELGKKIDTNVYNNKMSQLDVALSGVTTRVSNTETEINSLTGELNSAKSQIANLDIKANEIVASVSEVRADLNNLEIGGRNLLRNTNQQFDWNVTSLGQSHPKSSHGMSLSESTIKEMKGRFVTLSFLVKTTDLAYGTSNPWLGVEMGIRFADNSIMYISLGQRVVQAGTSDWKKYVRTVLIQDKEISNIASYTVLMRDATGNVSLKEVKLEFGNKATDWTPAPEDIDARLTSAEASLQILPGQINAKASQQEVNSLTGRMSTAETTLALLPGELNARVEKNGVVAAINLSTEGTRILSSRIHIDGNVTFSNNYDPSTKETPTGAQSKANSARDEAIVYTNQNTGNLVDNPTAGKGIGRWNASGLSVVNHSFDGLSVPVLQSSVSTDTQNYSGYFDIDTSKAYEVSLWIKKSANAGRIYFGLTGLDENSINVGFDQINVSNGSVTANNTNFYFYSAPEVPTDWVQLVGYIMPSGTLGTDVIGVGNGVGQIARFRPNIRRIRIRFLNWSNAGTVRQVWVANPKVQEVDPLSVIKASRSARLVDNWVWGNTTEINGGRIRTNTVTANQISVTSLSALSANLGTVTAGNISGVNISTVGSQGSISLSADRVESTNANRIARLSNGEGLFSSSSLVTMVTDSNGIQLRSEENGLPWSSLQFSRINANTHDATLYASRDIVLSGGRDINLTPGVGRGINVQGNLNINRLRGLIDPVKFFLGIGDAQIDMTGGDLRIMRDNNNYIRINNGSIQFYVDGVSVHTMRRTT; encoded by the coding sequence TTGTTACATCATCAAACCGATGAAATACTATGCACTTTGGAAAACAAAATTAATGCCCCCGCCTTTTTTGATGATATACACATTGATAATATTAAGAACTTCGAAACCTATGATTTCACTATTCTAGCAACCACACCAAATGCTGCACATGCTACCAGGCGTAACCGAGTGATTATTCCGGATGACGATGGCCATTATAGGGAATTCATCATTTTGGATACGATCCAACTAAACAAAAAGAAACAAGTAAAGACAGTGGCCTCTTACATTGAGTTAAAAAAAAGCAAGAGGATTTCTCCAATAGTTTTAGAAGGCCAGACAGTCAATATGTCGATGGATTGGACGTTAGCTGGCACTGGATGGCAACGTGGTATCACAGAGTATGCCGGAATACGGAAAGTAACCATTGAGGGTTATCAGGATCCTTACCAGACGTTGAAGCAGCTTGCTAGTTTATATGGTTTGGAACTTCGTTTCCGAATAGTAGTAGATGGTAGCCGTATTGTAGGTAGATACGTAGATATGATTAAAAAACGCGGAGAGGACACCAAGAAAGAAACCAGGATAGGGAAAGACCTCATTGGTGTAGAGCGCATTGAAAACGCTGATATCGTTACTGCCCTTCGGGTGCTGGGACCGGAGCAGGAGGACGGTGACAGGCTAATCGTTGAAGTTAAAAACGAGGAAGCTAGGAAACGATGGTCCCGGGATGGTAATCACCTATGGGAAGATTATGAACCGTCTATTTCTGATGATAACGTAACTACAGCACGCTTAAAGGAGCTTGGGGAAGCACAATTGGACAAGCGTATAAACACCACAGTCCAATATACAGCCGAGGCAGTAGCGATGGAGGAAGTGTTTGGGTACACCCATGAAAAGGTCCGTCTGGGTGATACAAATCGCATCATTGATACTTCCTATGTGCCCCCATTGTATTTAGAAGCACGGGTTATTGAAATTCAACGATCCATTGCAGCTGGTAAAGTAAAACGGAAATACGTCCTGGGTGACTTTATTGAGTATAACGAAGAAGATCTGATGAAAACTTTCTTGCAACTCCAAATCTTATACGGTCAGAAAGTCATCCGAAGAGACACCCCCCCACCTAACCCACGTCAAGGAATGGTATGGGTAGATACTAGTGGAGAACTAGACGTTATCTTCACTTGGAACCACTATGCCCAGAAGTGGGAGAAAGCGACTCCTACGTTTGCTGAAGAAGTGGGGGCCTATGATAAGGAAACCGTAGATCAAAAAGACCGAAGTGTGTATGATGACTCTACATGGTATACAGACATTGTGGTGGAGAGTGCCAAAGAGGAATTAATCACGGAAGCAAGGGGATACACCAGGGCGGAAATAGAAGCAGCAGAACAAGCGATTTTAGAAGACCTGAATAATCGTATTGGTGATGTTAATTCAGAAATTTCACGAGTTCAAGGTATTGCCGATGATTTGTTATTACGTGCAAATCAATTGGAACTCGATCTCTTAGTAAATGGAAATCGAATTGTGAATGTGGAGCAAAACGTGGATACCATCAATGGCCGTATAAGCACCACTATCAACGAGTTATCCGTTTTGAATGGTGTGGTTACTGAACAACAAATCACCATTGAACAACAGGCTGGCATTCTCTCCGGCAAAGCCAATAAAGACACGGTGGACACCTTGACGGGAAGAGTCACAACGACTGAAGGGAGCATCGAACTTCTTGCTGGTCAGGTATCTTTCAAAGCAAATGCTTCAGATGTTTACACCAAGTCTGAAGTTAATGTTGAACTTGGAAAGAAGATAGACACTAACGTATATAACAATAAGATGTCTCAACTTGATGTGGCCCTTTCAGGTGTCACCACCCGTGTCTCTAACACTGAGACAGAAATTAATTCTCTAACCGGAGAATTAAATTCTGCTAAAAGTCAAATTGCCAATCTCGATATTAAAGCAAACGAAATTGTGGCTAGTGTTAGTGAGGTTCGTGCGGATCTAAACAACTTGGAGATTGGTGGAAGGAATTTATTAAGGAACACTAACCAACAATTTGATTGGAACGTTACTAGTTTAGGACAATCACATCCTAAGTCATCGCATGGAATGTCCCTTTCTGAATCAACAATCAAGGAAATGAAAGGGAGATTTGTAACCCTTTCTTTTTTAGTCAAAACCACGGATTTAGCCTATGGAACAAGCAACCCATGGTTAGGCGTGGAAATGGGAATAAGGTTTGCTGATAATTCCATAATGTATATTAGCCTTGGTCAAAGGGTTGTACAAGCTGGAACGAGTGATTGGAAAAAATATGTCCGAACAGTACTTATTCAAGATAAAGAAATTTCTAATATAGCTTCCTACACCGTACTAATGAGGGATGCTACAGGAAACGTCAGTTTAAAAGAAGTGAAACTAGAGTTTGGTAATAAAGCTACGGATTGGACTCCTGCACCAGAAGATATTGATGCAAGACTAACATCGGCAGAAGCATCCCTTCAAATCTTACCTGGACAGATAAATGCAAAAGCATCACAACAAGAGGTAAACAGCTTAACAGGACGTATGAGCACCGCAGAGACTACCCTAGCCTTACTACCAGGTGAATTAAATGCAAGAGTAGAAAAAAATGGAGTAGTCGCTGCCATTAATCTCAGTACAGAGGGAACAAGGATTCTCTCATCTAGAATTCATATAGATGGTAACGTGACTTTCAGTAATAATTATGACCCTTCCACAAAGGAAACTCCAACAGGGGCACAGAGCAAAGCGAATTCGGCCCGTGACGAAGCGATTGTGTACACAAATCAAAACACCGGCAACCTTGTGGACAATCCTACCGCAGGAAAAGGAATCGGAAGGTGGAACGCTTCTGGATTAAGTGTGGTTAATCATTCGTTTGATGGTCTTAGTGTTCCCGTATTACAGTCAAGCGTTTCGACTGATACGCAAAATTACAGCGGATACTTTGACATAGATACTTCCAAGGCTTATGAGGTATCGTTATGGATAAAGAAAAGCGCAAACGCTGGGCGGATATATTTTGGATTGACTGGACTTGACGAAAACAGTATCAATGTTGGATTTGATCAAATAAACGTAAGTAATGGCTCTGTAACTGCAAATAACACAAACTTTTATTTTTATTCTGCTCCAGAGGTTCCGACGGATTGGGTACAATTAGTTGGATATATCATGCCATCTGGTACACTAGGGACTGATGTGATAGGAGTCGGTAACGGTGTAGGCCAAATAGCACGTTTCCGGCCAAATATAAGACGAATCCGGATCAGGTTTTTAAATTGGTCGAATGCCGGAACAGTCAGACAGGTTTGGGTTGCGAATCCTAAAGTGCAAGAAGTGGATCCTTTATCTGTTATTAAGGCATCACGTTCAGCTCGGTTAGTAGATAATTGGGTCTGGGGCAACACAACGGAAATAAACGGAGGAAGAATTCGGACCAATACCGTCACTGCTAATCAGATAAGTGTAACCTCCTTATCTGCACTTAGTGCAAACTTGGGTACTGTCACAGCTGGTAATATCTCTGGAGTAAATATCTCTACTGTTGGGAGTCAAGGTTCTATTTCGCTATCTGCAGATAGAGTTGAATCCACAAATGCGAATCGGATTGCACGACTTTCCAATGGGGAAGGCCTGTTTTCTAGTAGTTCCTTAGTAACTATGGTCACAGACAGTAATGGAATTCAATTGCGTTCAGAAGAAAACGGGTTGCCTTGGTCTAGTTTGCAGTTTAGTAGAATAAATGCAAATACGCATGATGCTACTTTATATGCTTCAAGGGATATAGTTCTTTCAGGAGGGCGAGATATCAACCTTACTCCTGGTGTCGGCAGGGGGATTAACGTGCAAGGAAATTTGAATATCAATAGATTAAGGGGATTAATTGATCCGGTAAAGTTCTTCCTAGGCATAGGAGATGCTCAAATAGATATGACAGGCGGGGACTTACGTATTATGAGGGACAACAACAACTATATCAGAATCAATAATGGCAGCATTCAGTTTTATGTAGACGGCGTTAGTGTTCATACTATGAGGAGGACTACTTAA
- a CDS encoding phage holin family protein: protein MWINIESLQIVQAYLFGGVKFLDFLALLMLIDIITGIFKAIKLKRLRSRNALFGYARKMLVFGVIIVANVIDNILGLNGAVAYATVLFYLANEILSIIENLAQVGVRVPKVISEKLHVIQEEEKKEEI, encoded by the coding sequence ATGTGGATAAACATTGAAAGTTTACAAATCGTACAAGCATACCTATTTGGCGGAGTGAAGTTTTTGGATTTTCTAGCTCTACTTATGCTTATTGATATCATTACAGGCATATTTAAAGCAATCAAATTAAAACGGCTAAGAAGCCGAAATGCATTATTCGGTTATGCCAGAAAAATGTTAGTGTTTGGGGTCATCATTGTTGCAAATGTAATAGATAATATTCTTGGGTTAAATGGAGCGGTGGCATATGCTACGGTTCTTTTTTATTTGGCAAATGAAATTCTGTCGATTATTGAAAACCTTGCTCAAGTAGGTGTCAGAGTTCCAAAGGTTATCAGTGAAAAACTCCATGTTATTCAAGAGGAAGAAAAGAAGGAAGAAATTTAA
- a CDS encoding distal tail protein Dit → MSFYYDNITKSYIRALRGVERPSWAPIEHEIIEVPGSAGGIAVEKKRKVRILYVPVEVRGIGALNLQKVKEDLAKWLIKDGPRNLVFPDEPDRVYYAELTGELNLEEVLDKGKGLLTFICADPFKYGPQLTFTKSASTSGTFTLIMTNPGTVEAYPEFKFLVKKPITHLDIIGPDKYMRIGRPVTVEETIVNPTETILSDTMRTLIGWTNAHNVDGGVISGSFQATENGFRVSNFGTGEAWHGPALQKSVSQPLQDFQVVMQCTFYSPSNDGVGRIELYLLDENGNAFGKLAFKDIHRYEYKQQAEARVGPLFGGTFIIAGQPADPKMFDFFTGILRLKRVKGKWEAYVANISNQHVGEMQGSILDESVSANLAGIKIHAAVSGQNTPAYMTVNHIWVEKVNDLSGAVVPNIAQPGDEIVMDFKKDLILINGEDMKKLKGDFISSFFPIKPGDTALVISPGDAVDVEAKVRGPYH, encoded by the coding sequence TTGAGTTTCTATTATGATAACATTACCAAGTCCTATATCAGGGCATTAAGAGGGGTGGAGCGACCATCCTGGGCTCCGATTGAACATGAAATAATTGAGGTGCCAGGTAGCGCGGGCGGTATTGCTGTCGAGAAGAAGAGAAAAGTTAGAATTCTATACGTCCCAGTGGAAGTCAGAGGGATAGGGGCACTTAATCTACAAAAAGTTAAAGAAGATTTAGCCAAGTGGTTGATTAAGGACGGCCCTAGGAATCTTGTTTTTCCAGATGAACCGGATCGAGTGTATTATGCAGAACTCACCGGAGAGTTAAACTTGGAGGAAGTTCTGGATAAAGGGAAAGGGCTTCTTACTTTTATTTGTGCAGATCCTTTCAAATATGGACCACAACTTACCTTTACAAAGTCTGCATCAACAAGTGGCACATTTACGTTAATCATGACCAACCCAGGAACCGTTGAAGCATATCCAGAATTTAAGTTTTTAGTTAAGAAACCAATTACACACTTGGATATCATTGGTCCGGATAAGTACATGAGAATTGGTAGACCAGTAACGGTTGAAGAAACCATTGTCAATCCTACAGAAACCATTCTATCCGATACTATGCGCACTCTGATTGGCTGGACAAATGCTCATAATGTGGATGGAGGAGTCATTTCGGGTAGTTTCCAAGCTACAGAAAATGGATTTAGAGTTAGTAATTTTGGAACAGGAGAAGCTTGGCACGGACCTGCATTACAAAAATCCGTTTCACAACCATTACAAGATTTCCAAGTGGTCATGCAGTGTACCTTTTATTCTCCAAGCAATGATGGTGTGGGTAGGATTGAGCTTTACTTGTTAGATGAAAACGGAAATGCCTTTGGAAAATTGGCATTCAAAGATATCCACCGTTACGAATACAAACAACAAGCTGAAGCGAGAGTGGGTCCGTTGTTTGGCGGTACCTTTATCATCGCTGGACAACCTGCGGATCCTAAGATGTTTGATTTCTTTACGGGAATCCTTCGACTCAAGCGTGTAAAAGGGAAATGGGAAGCGTATGTAGCCAACATTTCCAATCAGCATGTCGGGGAAATGCAAGGGTCTATCTTGGATGAGAGTGTTTCTGCAAACCTTGCAGGAATTAAAATTCATGCTGCTGTTAGTGGGCAAAATACACCAGCCTACATGACGGTAAATCATATATGGGTTGAAAAAGTAAACGATCTATCCGGTGCGGTGGTGCCTAACATCGCCCAACCAGGAGACGAGATTGTAATGGACTTTAAAAAAGACTTGATCCTAATAAACGGTGAAGATATGAAGAAGCTGAAAGGTGATTTTATCTCTTCCTTCTTCCCAATCAAGCCGGGCGATACCGCCCTAGTCATTTCTCCTGGAGATGCTGTAGACGTCGAAGCAAAAGTGAGGGGACCTTACCATTAG